A genomic stretch from Scheffersomyces stipitis CBS 6054 chromosome 6, complete sequence includes:
- the CLG1 gene encoding cyclin-like protein, producing the protein MYQVHSQQQQPLNYYHHNLGTAGHRATSSYSFLPSYATPNSYCQPPVGQAACHNHSRSMYSTYQAPYLQQPIMVGGSSMPHIVNPGPVSYGIPTPSASVHAPAPVAGAVEEQPQVNGGINPVLEYDLNNMSTFLSWCAFGMLKQQRNPTKEFEGLVVSVLFATRLPKSTIIIALEYMNQRFSSKKSLEHSNLNEHEIFIYLIVALILANKFNDDNTFTNKSWCGATGLQLSLLNKYEKTWLEECKWSLNVVNFESNILTLEECWKTWLEKYGKPEALHAGAVPVSEPSPVVASPSSTYYPTSSPMLSHQYSHNSLSSIPSSPVYQNESKYYYPSSPVVTSPVKYGHESAMMWSGSQQHPSSTNIWSYAQPNVYAPSNINNDPAIQYVGNAVPHHHPLAFQAPNSGVFLSHHPNSFVGYANPYFLASC; encoded by the coding sequence ATGTACCAAGTTCATtctcaacagcaacagccaCTCAACTATTACCACCATAACTTGGGAACGGCTGGCCACAGAGCCACCTCTTCCTACAGCTTCTTGCCCCTGTACGCTACACCAAACTCGTACTGCCAGCCGCCCGTCGGCCAGGCTGCTTGCCATAACCACTCAAGATCAATGTACTCTACATACCAGGCACCTTACTTACAACAGCCCATTATGGTTGGCGGCTCTTCAATGCCACATATCGTCAATCCGGGTCCAGTTTCTTATGGAATTCCGACTCCCTCGGCTTCTGTTCATGCTCCCGCTCCTGTTGCTGGAGCTGTGGAAGAACAGCCTCAAGTAAATGGCGGTATTAATCCTGTTTTGGAGTacgacttgaacaacatgTCTACCTTTTTGAGCTGGTGTGCATTTGGAATGTTGAAACAACAGCGGAATCCTACAAAAGAATTCGAAGGCTTGGttgtttctgttctctTTGCAACAAGATTACCCAAATCTACCATTATTATTGCTTTAGAGTATATGAACCAGAGATTCTCATCCAAGAAGAGTTTAGAACattccaacttgaacgaaCATGAGATCTTCATTTACTTGATCGTAGCCCTCATCCTtgccaacaagttcaacgacGACAATACGTTTACTAACAAGTCATGGTGTGGCGCCACAGGCTTAcagttgctgttgttgaacaagtacGAAAAAACCTGGCTCGAGGAATGTAAATGGAGCTTGAACGTAGTCAACTTTGAGTCTAACATCTTAACTTTGGAAGAATGTTGGAAGACTTGGTTGGAAAAGTACGGAAAGCCGGAAGCTTTGCACGCAGGTGCTGTTCCTGTTTCCGAACCTTCCCCCGTAGTGGcttctccatcttcaacttatTATCCAACGTCTTCACCCATGTTGTCTCACCAGTACTCGCACAATTCGTTATCAAGTATTCCTTCTTCGCCAGTGTATCAAAACGAAAGCAAATACTACTATCCCTCTTCACCAGTCGTGACGTCTCCTGTGAAGTATGGCCACGAATCTGCTATGATGTGGTCTGGTAGTCAGCAGCATCCATCGTCTACCAACATCTGGAGCTACGCACAGCCAAATGTGTATGCTCCTTCCAACATTAACAACGATCCTGCTATTCAATACGTGGGCAATGCCGTTCCTCACCACCATCCTCTAGCATTCCAAGCACCTAACAGTGGCGTATTCTTGTCTCATCATCCAAACAGTTTTGTGGGATACGCCAACCCATACTTCCTAGCTTCTTGTTAA
- a CDS encoding predicted protein (go_component cytoskeleton~go_process regulation of actin filament polymerization) — MEDWRRIDIDAYEPENHLSKEELIPDLPSTSQEEIVTISKQVRSALSSGQFIEALQLALDHAPYIADEKTKTLHSETIFEILCSIKNNHNLNDLSSFVKKLDSSQQDTLVKYLYKTMDTSYGQKQGALLLSWFEKTVEVTGLGPIVRFMSDRRTV; from the coding sequence ATGGAAGActggagaagaattgatATCGACGCTTACGAGCCGGAAAACCATTTATCTAAGGAAGAATTGATACCAGATTTACCAAGtacttctcaagaagaaattgtcACCATATCCAAACAAGTAAGATCAGCCTTATCTTCTGGCCAATTCATAGAAGCATTACAACTTGCATTGGATCATGCTCCATACATTGCTGATGAAAAAACAAAGACTTTGCACTCTGAAACGATTTTCGAGATCTTATGTTCGATTAAGAACAACCACAACTTGAATGATTTGTCGTCgtttgtcaagaagttggacaGTTCCCAACAGGATACGTTAGTAAAGTACTTGTACAAGACCATGGATACAAGCTATGGTCAAAAACAGGGTGCTTTATTGTTGAGTTGGTTTGAAAAGACAGTAGAGGTCACTGGTTTAGGACCAATTGTACGTTTCATGAGTGACAGAAGAACAGTTTGA
- a CDS encoding predicted protein, whose product MSDGEDFPAHLEHPDEDLDNPLRIIIVVNSPEHPEGEMEERLLDSIQSMEDVNTFFDTFDEKVAIPNEGHIKYEVGSDGLVVIVVDTLQLRNDVLKFLDEHVAEV is encoded by the coding sequence ATGTCAGACGGCGAAGATTTTCCTGCTCATTTGGAGCATCCAGATGAAGACTTGGATAACCCTTTGAGAATCATAATAGTAGTCAACTCACCAGAGCATCCCGAGGGTGAGATGGAAGAACGTCTCTTGGATAGCATCCAGAGTATGGAAGACGTCAATACCTTTTTTGACACTTTTGACGAAAAAGTAGCCATACCTAACGAAGGTCATATCAAATACGAGGTAGGAAGCGACGGTTTGGTGGTGATTGTTGTGGATACTTTGCAATTACGAAACGACGTTTTGAAGTTCCTTGATGAACATGTTGCTGAGGTC
- the PGI1 gene encoding phosphoglucoisomerase (phosphoglucoisomerase upregulated 2-3 fold on XOL relative to XA~go_function glucose-6-phosphate isomerase activity~go_process gluconeogenesis; glycolysis), which yields MSFSNFSLASELPAWKTLEATYKTTGEKFQVKEAFDKDASRFDKFSKTFTNYDGSKILFDFSKNLVDDEILAQLVQLAKEANVEGLRDAMFKGEKINETEDRAVYHVALRNRALKVMEVDGKNTATEVDDVLQHMKEFSEEIRSGSWTGYTGKAITDVVNIGIGGSDLGPVMVTEALKAYSKPGLNVHFVSNIDGTHLAETLKNLNQETTLFLIASKTFTTAETTTNANSAKKWFLEAAKDQAHIAKHFAALSTNADEVSKFGIDTKNMFGFENWVGGRYSVWSAIGLSVAIFIGFENFNNFLKGAEALDKHFTETPLAENIPVLGGLLSVWYNNFFGAQTHLVAPFDQYLHRFPAYLQQLSMESNGKSVTRGNDFTNYQTGTILFGEPATNAQHSFFQLVHQGTKVIPSDFILAAQSHNPIENNLHQKMLASNFFAQAEALMVGKDENQVKAEGATGGLVPHKVFSGNRPTTSILAQKITPAALGALIAYYEHLTFVEGAIWNINSFDQWGVELGKVLAKVIGKELEDNSKKVTTHDQSTKGLINQFKEWAE from the coding sequence ATGTCGttctccaacttttcacttgCCTCCGAGTTGCCAGCCTGGAAGACCTTGGAAGCTACCTACAAGACCACcggtgaaaaattccagGTCAAGGAAGCTTTCGACAAGGATGCGTCCAGATTCGACAAGTTTTCGAAGACGTTCACCAACTACGATGGCTCCAAGATTTTGTTCGACTTCTCTAAGAACTTGGTAGATGACGAGATCTTGGCCCAATTGGTGCAATTGGCCAAGGAAGCCAATGTAGAGGGCTTGAGAGACGCCATGTTCAAAGGTGAAAAGATCAATGAGACCGAAGACAGAGCCGTTTACCACGTTGCTTTGAGAAACAGAGCCTTGAAGGTCATGGAAGTCGATGGCAAGAACACAGCCACCGAAGTCGACGATGTGTTGCAACACATGAAGGAGTTCTCCGAAGAAATCAGATCCGGATCCTGGACCGGTTACACTGGTAAGGCCATCACCGACGTAGTCAATattggaattggtggtTCTGACTTGGGTCCAGTTATGGTCACTGAAGCCTTGAAGGCCTACTCCAAGCCTGGCTTGAATGTTCACTTTGTTTCCAACATCGATGGTACCCATTTGGCCGAGACtctcaagaacttgaaccaAGAAACtaccttgttcttgattgctTCCAAGACTTTCACCACTGCTGAAACGACCACCAACGCCAATTCTGCCAAGAAGTGGTTCTTGGAAGCTGCCAAGGACCAGGCCCATATCGCTAAGCATTTCGCAGCCTTATCTACTAATGCTGACGAAGTTTCCAAGTTCGGAATTGACACCAAGAACATGTTCGGATTTGAGAACTGGGTCGGAGGTCGTTACTCCGTGTGGTCTGCAATTGGCTTGTCTGTTGCTATCTTCATTGGCTTcgagaacttcaacaacttcttgaaggGTGCTGAAGCTCTCGACAAGCATTTTACCGAGACTCCTTTGGCTGAAAACATTCCAGTCTTGGGTGGTTTATTGTCGGTATggtacaacaacttctttggcGCACAGACCCACTTGGTGGCTCCATTTGACCAATACTTGCACAGATTCCCTGCCTACTTGCAACAATTGTCGATGGAATCCAATGGTAAGTCTGTCACCAGAGGTAACGACTTCACCAACTACCAGACTGGAACTATCTTGTTTGGTGAGCCAGCTACCAATGCCCAACATTCGTTCTTCCAGTTGGTCCACCAAGGTACCAAAGTCATTCCTTCCGACTTCATCTTGGCTGCTCAATCGCACAACCCAATCGAAAACAACTTGCACCAGAAGATGTTGgcttccaacttctttgcTCAAGCTGAAGCTTTGATGGTTGGAAAGGACGAAAACCAGGTCAAGGCCGAGGGTGCTACCGGGGGCTTAGTTCCTCACAAGGTCTTTTCCGGTAACAGACCTACCACCTCTATCTTGGCCCAGAAGATCACTCCAGCTGCCTTGGGTGCTTTGATCGCCTACTATGAACACTTGAcatttgttgaaggtgCCATCTGGAACATCAACTCTTTTGATCAATGGGGTGTCGAGTTGGGCAAGGTCTTGGCCAAGGTTATCGgtaaggaattggaagacaacTCCAAGAAGGTTACCACTCATGACCAATCAACCAAGGGCTTGATCAACCAGTTCAAGGAATGGGCCGAATAA
- a CDS encoding predicted protein, whose product MTGLASKWATDDSLVEEAKKQDEIKNTPVEQKTTSIESKWSKPVTVGKKQTLVSKWADSPAEETSKPPVAKESHHQEHSTHKPSRSKEPNRSKETNRPKEPKSYRDHSKENQHADSGAHTRSGRSHGRTKSRDVQYSAPEIPVQERGPMTNAADAFAARIGVPSKPVNRVVEEHVEEGDGFVTTDEEDEEEENEEELEEVPVLSAAQLKSANVLASRLGGISLKENTISKKNTPGRQTPTTKNKPDTRGDSRDKNRKDERGTKSKYETPRQKKERDQRTSQNEERRRAQLNKEAEEKKAEQEMLKMLDKLDAKEIDWVDFE is encoded by the coding sequence ATGACAGGCTTGGCTTCTAAATGGGCTACAGATGACTCTttagttgaagaagctaaGAAACAGGATGAAATTAAAAATACTCCTGTGGAACAAAAAACAACACTGATAGAAAGTAAATGGAGCAAGCCAGTAACTGttggaaagaaacagaCTTTGGTGAGTAAATGGGCAGATTCTCCTGCTGAAGAGACCTCAAAACCCCCAGTAGCTAAAGAAAGCCATCACCAAGAACATCTGACTCACAAACCGAGTAGGTCTAAAGAACCGAATAGATCTAAGGAAACAAACAGACCCAAAGAACCAAAGTCGTACAGAGATCACTCgaaagaaaatcaacaTGCTGACAGTGGAGCCCATACAAGACTGGGTAGATCGCACGGACGAACGAAATCAAGAGACGTTCAATATCTGGCTCCAGAAATACCTGTACAAGAAAGAGGTCCAATGACCAATGCTGCTGATGCATTTGCTGCCAGAATTGGTGTTCCAAGTAAACCTGTGAACCGTGTAGTTGAAGAGCACGTGGAAGAAGGTGATGGTTTTGTCACTACGGATGAAGAGgacgaggaagaagagaatgaagaagaattagaagaaGTACCAGTCCTTTCTGCTGCACAATTAAAGTCAGCTAATGTACTTGCATCAAGGCTAGGAGGGATTTCATTGAAAGAAAATACTATATCAAAGAAAAACACTCCTGGTAGACAGACTCCTACAACTAAGAATAAGCCAGATACTAGAGGTGATTCCAGAGATAAGAACCGTAAAGATGAAAGAGGAACCAAATCCAAGTATGAAACACCGcgacagaagaaagaaagagacCAGCGTACTTCTCAGAATGAGGAACGTAGACGTGCACAATTGAACAAAGAGGCAGAGGAGAAGAAGGCTGAGCAGGAAatgttgaaaatgttgGATAAACTAGATGCCAAAGAGATAGACTGGGTAGACTTTGAGTGA
- a CDS encoding predicted protein, which translates to MPILSSSIAISTRLGYSLIPTNSLLARATSIHISRSRPVLSKKTDAKIQIRKYYNSSSHSYKQEYEKQKYDQLIRDQIIQSSLAGSSLGSGGHGIKDNRRLSLKTIFLLIATSSSLSMVIYVAIQLLKFQDEDANQPVSRKRIFLPFWVNSNLLYQKTFSFPAGLSYLDKEYKAYLETEMAQLNKFKTKSDYDNYIEIFENDNIRFKVLEQVSSNLKVKQVFGLPLVVEKPADSKLQIWLETKYPSVSGLEITIEKTKATEQSKKSTSISASWTVKSINIVSIINGALVSMGLKLDRLDNSEAQLKTSERGSGKIHEVPVVDRKDNSIVNKNRDYNVIFSGELIIKDKNQFESGVLKYEGLFDFDHLMINRGVKIHKMELYMRHKSNPNELVKYKIM; encoded by the coding sequence ATGCCAATTTTATCTCTGAGCattgcaatttcaactAGGCTTGGATATTCACTTATCCCCACAAACTCCTTGCTAGCCAGGGCCACGCTGATCCACATATCGAGATCACGACCTGTATTACTGAAAAAAACAGATGCAAAAATCCAAATTCGAAAGTactacaattcttcaagccACAGCTACAAGCAGGAATACGAGAAGCAGAAATATGACCAATTGATAAGAGATCAGATAATCCAATCTTCATTGGCTGGTTCTTCATTGGGCTCTGGAGGGCATGGAATCAAGGACAACAGACGtctttctttgaagacaatCTTTTTGTTAATAGCCACATCAAGCTCACTATCTATGGTGATATACGTTGCCATCCAGCTTTTGAAAttccaagatgaagacgcAAATCAGCCTGTATCGAGAAAGAGAATCTTTCTCCCATTCTGGGTCAACTCTAATTTGCTATACCAAAAGacgttttcttttccagcTGGATTGAGTTATCTTGACAAAGAGTATAAAGCATACCTTGAGACAGAAATGGCACAATTaaacaagttcaagacGAAATCGGACTACGACAACTACATTGAGATCTTTGAAAACGATAATATCCGCTTCAAGGTGTTGGAGCAAGTGTCTTCGAATTTAAAAGTGAAGCAGGTCTTTGGGTTGCCACTTGTAGTAGAAAAACCGGCAGATTCGAAGCTCCAAATTTGGTTAGAGACTAAGTATCCTAGTGTTTCTGGATTAGAAATAACGATTGAAAAGACTAAAGCTACAGAGCAGTCCAAGAAATCGACATCCATATCAGCTTCATGGACAGTGAAGCTGATCAATATCGTGTCTATAATCAATGGAGCATTAGTACTGATGGGATTGAAACTTGATCGTCTCGATAATTCTGAGGCACAACTCAAGACGAGCGAAAGAGGCAGTGGGAAAATACACGAAGTGCCGGTTGTAGACAGAAAAGACAACCTGATTGTAAATAAAAATCGCGACTACAATGTGATATTCTCTGGCGAACTTATCATCAAAGACAAAAACCAGTTTGAGCTGGGTGTGTTGAAGTATGAGGGATTGTTTGACTTTGACCATCTCATGATCAACCGAGGAGTGAAGATCCACAAAATGGAACTTTATATGAGGCACAAGAGCAATCCAAACGAATTGGTGAAGTACAAGATCATGTAA
- a CDS encoding predicted protein (go_component nucleus~go_function transcription factor activity; zinc ion binding~go_process regulation of transcription, DNA-dependent) — translation RNRKAGQATRTLKACELCRKQKTRCFRSPENKACLRCTFLSKSCSFEVTLESLPLTPSNSSSINTLLSDQAETNRKLDLIYSGLREVLHHIKGPEKSDSNSNSHSHSHPHLHSTPGLINNDDAPSSKMSPFSIVNNQLKPVDVPRPILNLLNLSTITGNRGRNSYFESTDDLLTLGILSESETVDLMNDFRRNYGRWVSFPSNLSTSVLIDRIRHKSSLLLTTCCCISLRYSLNSNNSNDKENLQRMKKSYRDLVKQLIRDLDRSLIKFGAFQGASDLGGDIEFLQAMVILSIYSFSISSIVPSTINEASLIEDESDLNLRDFNLDPWFLSSIGLTTFITKSTFGTLFKSNKKGIPSKSTVGKKSFPFTILYDELDSDEYQTLTTLRIYNHMCLVHLIQCVFSGRMCVLDEIRINYCTATLSLPSATNFDGRMVSEIGILLIAYNYMQILSMTDSGSLSECESNFLSVKEEIGQWYEQWEYLFSQPALQFVELNYNFCNLIIHYGYTYQKMSIMKPLNKENSPDNGGDLLATAPMYEERNISYILENSDRNSLSKMFHHSYNVVKFVNDIESDSYFAYLSDQLHFCFYFSGICLVNILRYVIDNGQLNVLGGSEVSEIVKDIRNLIDKFSRVGQDNQDDIITKYKIGLENHLSEYLS, via the exons CGAAACAGAAAAGCTGGCCAGGCTACCAGAACGTTGAAAGCGTGTGAATTGTGTAGAAAGCAAAAGACTCGTTGTTTCCGGTCTCCCGAGAATAAAGCTTGTTTGAGATGTACTTTCCTCAGCAAGCTGTGTTCCTTTGAAGTTACACTTGAATCTCTTCCTTTAACGCCTTCAAATAGCTCGTCCATCAACACTTTACTTCTGGATCAAGCTGAGACGAATAGGAAGTTGGATCTAATATACAGTGGGCTCCGTGAAGTCCTTCACCATATAAAGGGACCCGAAAAGTCAGACTCAAATTCAAACTCACATTCACATTCACATCCACATCTACATTCAACTCCTGGTTTGATAAACAATGATGATGCTC CTTCTCTGAAGATGTCTCCTTTCTCTATAGTGAACAACCAATTGAAACCTGTTGATGTTCCTCGACCCATTCTCAACTTGCTCAATTTGTCTACTATAACTGGCAACAGAGGCAGAAACAGTTACTTTGAGCTGACAGACGATTTGTTAACTTTAGGGATATTGAGTGAATCAGAAACTGTGGATCTCATGAACGATTTTCGTAGAAATTACGGGAGATGGGTTTCTTTTCCCCTGAATCTCTCAACATCAGTTTTGATTGATAGAATTCGTCACAAATCTTCATTATTATTaacgacttgttgttgtatATCGTTGAGGTATTCCTTGAATAGTAACAATTCCAACGATAAGGAAAACTtgcaaagaatgaagaaatcttaCAGAGATCTAGTGAAACAATTGATTAGAGACTTAGACAGATCGTTGATTAAGTTTGGAGCCTTCCAAGGTGCTAGTGATCTAGGTGGAGATATAGAATTTTTACAGGCCATGGTTATTCTATCAATCTACCtgttttcaatctcttccaTAGTGCCTAGCACAATTAACGAAGCAAGCTTGATTGAAGACGAATCAGATCTCAATCTCAGAGACTTTAATTTGGATCCATGGTTTTTGTCAAGTATTGGCTTGACTACATTTATCACCAAGTCTACGTTTGGTACTCTTTTCAAGAGTAATAAAAAGGGAATTCCTTCTAAGTCAACAGTAGGTAAAAAAAGCTTTCCTTTCACAATATTGTATGATGAACTTGATTCTGACGAATACCAGACATTGACCACTTTAAGAATCTACAATCATATGTGTTTGGTACATCTCATTCAGTGCGTATTCTCTGGCAGAATGTGCGTTTTAGATGAGATTAGAATTAACTATTGCACAGCTACACTAAGTTTGCCCAGTGCTACCAATTTTGATGGACGGATGGTGAGTGAAATTGGAATCTTACTTATTGCCTACAACTACATGCAAATCTTAAGTATGACAGACTCAGGTAGCCTTAGTGAGTGTGAGCTGAATTTCCTTTCTGTCAAAGAGGAGATTGGCCAGTGGTATGAGCAATGGGAGTACTTGTTCTCACAACCAGCTTTGCAgtttgtagaattgaacTATAACTTCTGTAATTTGATAATTCATTACGGCTACACCTACCAGAAAATGAGCATTATGAAGCCACTTAATAAGGAAAACTCTCCTGACAACGGTGGAGATTTATTAGCCACAGCTCCCATGTACGAGGAACGAAACATCTCAtatattcttgaaaatagTGACAGAAATTCATTGTCCAAAATGTTCCATCACTCGTACAATGTTGTCAAATTCGTTAATGATATAGAAAGTGACTCTTACTTTGCCTACCTCTCAGACCAACTTCACTTCTGCTTCTATTTCAGTGGGATCTGTTTGGTGAATATACTAAGGTATGTCATTGATAATGGCCAACTAAACGTATTGGGCGGCTCGGAAGTGCTGGAGATAGTGAAAGACATTAGGAACTTGATTGACAAATTCAGCAGAGTGGGTCAAGATAATCAAGATGACATTATAACGAAGTACAAGATCGGGTTAGAGAACCACCTAAGTGAGTACTTATCATAA
- the CEF1 gene encoding cation efflux family protein (go_component membrane~go_function cation transporter activity~go_process cation transport) has translation RPLFQRLLSNHFTVTNPNSPHENILLQNPSLTNLPHNGSTVFYDNSSVYSLEVEQQQRRLSVINMLRPQRLIGTYKRLANWYDYYVDLKDVKKKQRKYYQDQNYLIEKFQEIDNFLDAGKIHYNMLSNYEDSRILATHMEIVEEESPAHSPTEMQKTDSRNSNYSRFYDVPGNVDNDGSKFLGYNEEEDNAQVLTAILVNFFINFILLLGKGVVAFLTNSISMVASLVDSILDFLSTFIIYIVNRLATSSDWKVQYAYPIGRSRLEPLGVLIFSVIIILSFFQVGQESFKRLFMSTPEERHVARIGIDAIVIMTITIVSKVGCWAWCASSKSSSVRALAQDAMTDIVFNTVSLLMPTIGFYCNIWWFDPLGALLLSVYIIVSWCKTAFEHIDNLTGAAADPMHYKVVLYLAYRFAEPIKQITSLKVYHVGDNLNVEIDVVFSNEEFELSFKDCHDIAEALQYSIESLPMVERAFVHIDYMEGNFKGHLK, from the coding sequence AGACCGTTATTTCAACGTTTACTCTCCAACCACTTCACTGTGACAAATCCCAACTCGCCTCATGAGAATATCTTGCTTCAGAATCCCAGTCTCACCAATTTACCTCACAACGGTAGTACTGTTTTCTATGACAATTCCAGTGTCTATTCActagaagttgaacaacaacagagGCGTCTCAGTGTGATCAACATGCTTCGTCCACAAAGACTTATAGGTACATATAAGAGGCTCGCCAACTGGTACGACTACTACGTTGATCTCAAAGAcgtgaagaagaaacagcGCAAATATTATCAAGATCAGAACTACTTGATAGAAAAGTTCCAAGAAATTGACAACTTTTTGGATGCTGGAAAGATTCACTACAATATGCTTAGCAACTATGAGGACTCAAGAATATTGGCTACTCACATGGAAAtcgtagaagaagagtcgCCAGCACATTCGCCCACTGAAATGCAGAAAACTGATTCTAGAAACTCAAACTACTCCAGATTCTACGATGTTCCTGGTAACGTAGATAATGATGGTTCCAAGTTTTTGGGCTataatgaagaagaggataaTGCACAGGTATTAACAGCAATTTTggtcaatttcttcatcaactttaTCCTTCTCCTAGGAAAGGGTGTTGTGGCATTTCTCACAAATTCCATCTCGATGGTAGCCTCATTGGTAGACTCGATATTGGACTTTTTGTCCACTTTCATTATCTACATCGTGAACAGATTGGCTACGTCCAGTGATTGGAAGGTGCAATATGCCTACCCAATAGGAAGATCGAGATTAGAGCCTTTGGGAGTGCTTATCTTCTCTGTCATTatcattctttctttctttcaagtgGGCCAAGAATCTTTCAAGAGATTGTTCATGAGCACACCAGAAGAGAGACACGTAGCACGGATTGGAATTGATGCTATTGTAATCATGACAATCACTATTGTAAGTAAGGTTGGTTGCTGGGCTTGGTGTGCTAGTAGTAAATCTAGTTCCGTTCGAGCCTTGGCCCAGGATGCCATGACTGATATTGTGTTTAACACAGTGTCGTTATTGATGCCCACAATTGGTTTCTATTGTAACATCTGGTGGTTTGATCCCTTGGGAgctttgttgttgtctgTCTACATAATCGTTTCCTGGTGCAAAACTGCTTTTGAACACATTGACAACTTGACAGGTGCAGCTGCTGATCCCATGCACTACAAAGTTGTTCTTTACCTTGCTTACAGATTTGCGGAACCGATCAAGCAAATCACATCATTAAAGGTGTACCACGTTGGTGACAATCTcaatgttgaaattgacGTTGTATTTTCTAATGAGGAGTTTGAATTGTCATTCAAAGATTGTCACGATATTGCTGAAGCTCTTCAGTACTCGATTGAATCCTTGCCAATGGTCGAAAGAGCATTTGTTCACATTGACTACATGGAGGGTAATTTTAAGGGACATCTCAAATAA